One genomic region from Opisthocomus hoazin isolate bOpiHoa1 chromosome Z, bOpiHoa1.hap1, whole genome shotgun sequence encodes:
- the MBLAC2 gene encoding acyl-coenzyme A thioesterase MBLAC2 — protein sequence MSALEWFAHKPLGGGIFWIQERFYESGNRANIWLVRGSQRDVVIDAGLGLRSLPDYLREAGLLAPGEGPAPRPLLAVATHVHFDHSGGLRHFEEVAVHSAEAAALLRGDNYEAVTWLSEREVSRPPRPGWRARQFRVPPVRPTRLLQEGDVISLGDRQLTVMHMPGHSRGSICLHDKERKILFSGDVVYDGSMIDWLPYSRVSDYVVSCQRLMELVDRGLVEKVLPGHFNMFGAERLYRLASDYISQAGVCHKVSTCAMRSLASIALRMTNSRVTS from the exons atGTCGGCGCTGGAGTGGTTCGCCCACAAACCCCTGGGCGGGGGCATCTTCTGGATCCAGGAGCGCTTCTACGAGTCGGGGAACCGGGCCAACATCTGGCTGGTGCGGGGCTCGCAGCGGGACGTGGTGATCGACGCGGGGCTGGGCCTGCGCAGCCTGCCCGACTACCTGCGAGAGGCGGGGCTGCTGGCGCCGGGCgagggcccggccccgcgcccgctgctCGCCGTGGCCACCCACGTCCACTTCGACCACTCGGGCGGGCTGCGGCACTTCGAGGAGGTGGCGGTGCACAGCGCCGAGGCCGCGGCCCTGCTGCGGGGCGACAACTACGAGGCCGTCACCTGGCTGTCGGAGCGGGAGGTGTCGCGGCCTCCGCGGCCCGGCTGGAGGGCTCGGCAGTTCCGCGTCCCGCCGGTGAGGCCCACCCGCCTGCTGCAGGAGG GGGATGTGATCAGCCTCGGAGACCGACAGCTGACCGTCATGCACATGCCTGGTCATTCAAGAGGAAGTATTTGCTTACACGATAAAGAGAGGAAGATCTTGTTCAGCGGCGACGTGGTGTACGATGGGTCCATGATTGACTGGCTTCCCTACAGCAGAGTGAGCGACTACGTGGTGAGCTGCCAGCGCCTCATGGAGCTAGTGGACAGAGGTCTCGTGGAGAAGGTCCTGCCTGGGCACTTCAACATGTTTGGGGCAGAGAGGCTGTATCGGTTAGCTTCCGACTACATTTCCCAAGCTGGGGTCTGTCACAAGGTTTCTACTTGTGCCATGAGATCTCTTGCAAGCATAGCTCTTCGCATGACGAATTCAAGAGTCACTTCGTAG